The Pseudomonadota bacterium DNA segment CGGGCATGGCGGGCGGCGTGGGCGCGTTGGGCGCACGCGATGGAGGAGGACACCTGGCCACGGTGCGGCTGTTCCTGTTGCCCGGCGACCAGCGCGATGTGAGCTCCCGAGTCATCGCGCAGGCTTGGCGCGAGCGCCTCGGCGACATTGCCGGTGCCGAAAGCCTGCGTTTCGCTTTCAGCACGGGCGCCGGCAGCAATCCCCCCGTGCACTTTCGGCTGAGTCATCCCAATCAGGCGCTGCTCGAGCAGGCCGCTTTCGAGCTTGGCCGAGGGCTGGCAAGCTTCGAGGGCGCCTACGCCATCGATACGGGATTGAGCCCCGGCAAGGAGCAGCTCGATTTTCGCTTGCGGCCCGAGGCACGCGCGCTCGGTGTGCGCCAGCTCGATCTGGCTCGGCAGGTGCGCAGCGCGTTTTTCGGGGCCGAGGCGTTCCGCCAGCAGCGCGGCCGCGAGGAGGTCCGCGTGTTCGTGCGGCGCGCGCGGGCCGAACGCCGCTCCGAGCACGACCTGGAGGACTTCATGGTGCGCACGCCGCAAGGTGGAGAGATCCCCTTGCGCGAGGCCGCCGTGGTCGAGCGAGGCCGCGCGTATACCGCGATCGATCGCGCCAATGGACGCCGGGTAGCGGATGTCACGTGCGACCTGCAGCCTGGCCGTACCAGCTCGGGGCAGATCATCGCGAGCGTCGAGCGCTCTCTCTTGCCCGAGCTGGCCAGGCGCTATCCCGGCCTCGGTTACGAGCTGGCGGGCCAGCCCAAGAATCGGGCTGAAACCAACGAGACGCTGGGCCGCAACTTCGCGTTCGCGGTCGTGGCCATGTTCGCGATGCTGGCGATCGCGTTTCGCAGCTATGCGCAGCCACTGATCGTGCTTTCCGCCATCCCGTTCGGCATGATCGGCGCCGTGCTCGGGCACATGGCGCTTGGCTACACGCTCAGCCTGATGACCATGATGGGGGTCGTCGCGCTGTCGGGCGTCGTGGTCAACGACTCGTTGATCCTGGTGGTGGCGGTCAATCGATTCAGGCAGTCCGGCATGTCCATCTGGGACGCGGTGGTGGCCGGGGGCAAGCGCCGCTTTCGGCCGATTCTGCTCACGTCGCTCACGACCTTCTTGGGCCTGCTCCCGATGATTTCCGAGACCTCCATGCAGGCGCGTTTTCTCATTCCCATGGCCATCAGCTTGGCTTTTGGTGTCCTGTTTGCCACGGTGCTGACGCTGGTGCTCGTGCCCTGCGCCTACATCCTGCTCGACGACGCACGCAGGTTGTGGCAGTACCTGCTCGGCAATCTGGGCATAACGGCGGGGCCGGCACCCGCGCGACGCGAGCCGGGATGAGCCAGCTGTATCTCTTGGACGGTTGACAACGCGGTTAGACGGTTGGCAACGCGGTTAGGAAACTAACAAAACAACGCCGCTAGCGGCGAAGCAAACACGGTTACCTCATGCCTTCCATGGTTTTATTGTCGTTTGCAGCTTGTCTTGTTTCGAGCCTGCTCGTACCCGGCGCGCTGGCGGCCCAGGCTCGCCCGCAGGGATCCGGGGAAACCACGACCACAAGCCGCCCAAGCCGCCCAAGCCGCGCACGCCCCCCTGCGCCCGTCGTGCAGCGGCGCTTTCCGGGGCCGGCCCCCGGGGCGCCGGACCTTGCGGCTCCCGCGGCAAGCGCC contains these protein-coding regions:
- a CDS encoding efflux RND transporter permease subunit is translated as GMAGGVGALGARDGGGHLATVRLFLLPGDQRDVSSRVIAQAWRERLGDIAGAESLRFAFSTGAGSNPPVHFRLSHPNQALLEQAAFELGRGLASFEGAYAIDTGLSPGKEQLDFRLRPEARALGVRQLDLARQVRSAFFGAEAFRQQRGREEVRVFVRRARAERRSEHDLEDFMVRTPQGGEIPLREAAVVERGRAYTAIDRANGRRVADVTCDLQPGRTSSGQIIASVERSLLPELARRYPGLGYELAGQPKNRAETNETLGRNFAFAVVAMFAMLAIAFRSYAQPLIVLSAIPFGMIGAVLGHMALGYTLSLMTMMGVVALSGVVVNDSLILVVAVNRFRQSGMSIWDAVVAGGKRRFRPILLTSLTTFLGLLPMISETSMQARFLIPMAISLAFGVLFATVLTLVLVPCAYILLDDARRLWQYLLGNLGITAGPAPARREPG